A DNA window from Ictalurus punctatus breed USDA103 chromosome 11, Coco_2.0, whole genome shotgun sequence contains the following coding sequences:
- the LOC108271628 gene encoding craniofacial development protein 2-like — protein MTVLEQSRKVIRHPMQNGILDPNTIRRIGTWNVRTLYQCGRLEQLLHEFDNYRLDILGVSEMRWTGNGKMTSDGKIVLYSGAKEHHVHGVGMVLSKTAAQALVGWKPISDRILTARFQSRHAKITVIQVYAPTNEADDEEKDTFYDQLQDTIAVVPNHDIKILLGDMNAQLSSDRQGWENVIGPHGSAAVTNDNGERLLSLCNLNNLCIRNTYFIHKRIHKKTWRSPDGATHNEIDYVCIHRRWRSALRDVWVFRGADVGSDHHLLVTSIRLKLKRVAGHNTVRSFASEKLKDRVNAEPFHIELANRFQILDNSASIEEQWAQIKDAAIETAERTIGRRRGTQRERWIQDRTWLLLDERRVKKRQHDQAKTEEERNEASQAYRELDRRVKRSCRADKKDWLDRKGTEAQVAADQGDSRTLFQRPHSGPKRLHWADKGYNRQDAS, from the coding sequence ATGACGGTGCTGGAGCAAAGCCGAAAGGTCATCCGGCACCCGATGCAAAACGGGATACTCGACCCCAATACGATCAGACGAATTGGAACCTGGAACGTGCGAACGTTGTACCAGTGTGGGAGACTGGAGCAGCTTCTGCACGAATTCGACAATTACCGGCTTGACATTCTTGGTGTCAGCGAAATGAGGTGGACGGGTAATGGAAAAATGACAAGCGACGGGAAGATCGTCCTGTATTCGGGAGCCAAAGAACATCACGTGCACGGCGTCGGGATGGTCCTGAGCAAAACCGCGGCACAGGCACTCGTTGGATGGAAACCGATCAGTGATCGCATCCTTACCGCCCGATTTCAGTCTCgccatgctaaaattactgttatTCAAGTCTACGCACCGACAAATGAGgcagatgatgaagagaaggacACCTTCTACGACCAGCTGCAAGACACAATCGCGGTTGTCCCCAACCATGACATAAAGATCCTCCTTGGCGACATGAATGCGCAACTCAGCAGCGACCGTCAGGGCTGGGAAAACGTGATCGGACCTCATGGATCGGCAGCAGTAACAAATGATAATGGAGAGCGTCTCCTATCCCTATGCAATCTTAACAACCTTTGCATCAGgaatacatatttcattcacaaacggATTCACAAAAAGACGTGGCGGTCACCAGATGGGGCCACTCACAATGAAATCGACTATGTATGCATCCATCGACGGTGGCGCTCGGCTTTACGTGACGTATGGGTTTTTCGCGGCGCCGATGTCGGATCTGATCACCACTTGCTTGTGACCTCAATCCGACTAAAATTGAAAAGAGTGGCCGGACACAACACTGTTCGGTCATTTGCCTCCGAGAAATTGAAGGACCGCGTGAACGCCGAGCCCTTCCACATTGAACTTGCTAACCGATTCCAGATTCTTGACAACTCGGCCAGCATCGAAGAACAATGGGCACAGATCAAGGATGCTGCCATCgagacggcagagagaacgattggTCGACGGCGTGGAACGCAGCGAGAACGGTGGATTCAGGACCGGACATGGTTGTTGCTTGATGAAAGACGGGTCAAGAAACGTCAGCACGATCAAGCAAAGACCGAAGAGGAGCGAAATGAAGCATCGCAGGCGTACCGAGAACTTGACCGCAGGGTCAAGAGGAGTTGCCGAGCAGACAAGAAGGACTGGCTGGACCGGAAGGGCACTGAAGCACAAGTGGCTGCGGACCAGGGTGACAGTAGGACTCTGTTTCAGAGACCTCACTCGGGCCCGAAGCGGCTCCACTGGGCCGATAAGGGATACAACCGGCaggatgctagttag